In one window of Paraflavitalea soli DNA:
- a CDS encoding ROK family protein has translation MSNPIWGIDLGGTKIEGVILPSINDARPLLRTRIDTEAGKGYGHIVQQIKKLVDTMQQQSGLTPGRIGFGTPGELDPRLQTMKNCNSTALNGQPLKKDLETALHVPVVLANDANCFALAETHWGVVKQQVPDARVVFGIIMGTGVGGGIVINGQVWNGRHGIAGEWGHNFLDESGGPCYCGKTGCVEKVLSGPALQEYYTRLTGQFFSLKQIVAGYTAGTDAAAGETINRLTHFFGKAVSVVTNLLDPDVIVVGGGVGNISVIYTTGVESLKKHIFNNGIEVPVLMPALGDSAGVFGAAALVAEGALH, from the coding sequence ATGAGTAATCCTATATGGGGTATCGACCTGGGGGGTACCAAGATCGAAGGTGTTATTTTACCATCCATCAATGATGCCCGCCCCCTGTTGCGTACCCGCATTGATACAGAAGCGGGCAAAGGTTATGGGCATATTGTACAGCAGATCAAAAAGCTGGTAGATACCATGCAGCAGCAGTCGGGCTTAACGCCTGGCCGCATTGGCTTTGGTACGCCGGGTGAACTCGATCCCCGCCTGCAGACGATGAAGAATTGTAACAGCACGGCACTGAATGGGCAACCCTTAAAAAAGGACCTGGAAACCGCACTCCATGTACCGGTAGTGCTGGCCAACGATGCCAATTGTTTTGCCCTGGCCGAAACGCATTGGGGCGTGGTAAAACAGCAGGTACCGGATGCCCGCGTAGTGTTTGGTATCATCATGGGCACGGGGGTAGGCGGTGGTATTGTGATCAACGGACAGGTGTGGAATGGCCGCCATGGCATTGCGGGAGAATGGGGCCACAATTTCCTGGATGAATCGGGCGGGCCCTGCTATTGCGGCAAAACCGGTTGTGTGGAGAAAGTACTGAGTGGCCCTGCACTACAGGAATACTATACGCGCCTTACCGGTCAATTTTTTTCACTCAAGCAAATTGTAGCAGGCTATACAGCAGGTACCGATGCGGCTGCAGGGGAAACGATCAACAGGCTCACGCACTTTTTTGGTAAAGCTGTTTCCGTAGTTACCAACCTGCTCGATCCCGACGTAATTGTGGTAGGAGGCGGTGTGGGCAACATAAGTGTCATTTATACAACTGGTGTTGAATCACTGAAAAAACATATATTTAATAATGGCATAGAAGTCCCTGTATTGATGCCTGCACTGGGAGATAGTGCAGGTGTTTTTGGAGCGGCAGCACTTGTGGCTGAGGGAGCCTTACACTAA
- a CDS encoding putative signal transducing protein produces the protein MRYPAFSFTLPQSFIIQNRIALFVVLRTYDNYIPAHMMLQRLEDEHIRAYLQDEHTVTIYPIFTNAIGGIKLMVHQEQLPRAQDLVDGFESEYQKNS, from the coding sequence ATGAGATATCCGGCTTTTTCTTTTACCTTGCCTCAGTCATTCATCATTCAAAACAGGATCGCTTTGTTTGTTGTGCTCCGTACATACGACAATTACATTCCCGCGCATATGATGCTGCAAAGGCTGGAGGATGAGCATATCCGGGCCTATTTGCAGGATGAGCATACGGTGACCATCTATCCCATCTTCACCAATGCCATTGGCGGTATAAAGCTGATGGTGCATCAGGAACAGTTGCCAAGAGCCCAGGACCTGGTAGATGGATTTGAAAGTGAGTACCAGAAGAACAGCTAA
- a CDS encoding iron-containing alcohol dehydrogenase family protein, with amino-acid sequence MKFRNFKMVDYVVYGRGSFDQLDEILAPRRKGDAPVIFFVDHYFEGKALVNRIPLRGKDKVIFVDVTYEPKTSYVDKLAAELKSEFGTVSGIIAIGGGSAMDLGKAVSLMMTNPGSSADYQGWDLVKLPGVYKAGIPTLSGTGAEVSRTTVLTGPTRKLGMNSDFTPFDQIVLDPALTANAPVNQRFYTGMDCYIHCIESLEGTYLNEFSKSYGEKALELCQYIFLEKDQWDEECDDKLMMASYAGGMSIAYSQVGVAHAVSYGLSFLLGTKHGIGNCIVMNHLEEYYPAGVEEFKRMVEKNKIDIPVGICKGLTDEQFDSMINVSLGMKPLWENALGKDWEKIMTREKLRALYERL; translated from the coding sequence ATGAAATTCAGAAACTTTAAAATGGTGGACTACGTGGTGTATGGCCGCGGCAGTTTTGATCAGCTCGATGAAATTTTGGCTCCCCGTCGTAAGGGAGATGCACCTGTGATCTTCTTTGTGGACCATTATTTTGAGGGCAAGGCCTTGGTAAACAGGATCCCATTGCGCGGAAAAGACAAAGTGATATTTGTAGATGTTACCTATGAACCTAAGACCTCTTATGTAGATAAACTCGCTGCAGAGTTGAAAAGTGAATTTGGAACCGTGAGCGGTATTATTGCCATCGGTGGCGGATCGGCCATGGACTTGGGCAAAGCGGTATCCCTGATGATGACCAATCCCGGATCATCGGCCGATTACCAAGGCTGGGACCTGGTGAAACTGCCCGGTGTGTACAAAGCCGGCATCCCCACCCTCAGCGGTACCGGTGCAGAAGTTTCCCGCACCACAGTATTGACCGGGCCTACCCGGAAACTGGGCATGAACTCCGATTTCACACCCTTCGACCAGATTGTGCTGGACCCCGCCCTCACAGCCAATGCCCCTGTAAACCAGCGCTTCTATACCGGGATGGATTGTTATATCCATTGTATTGAAAGCCTGGAAGGCACTTACCTCAATGAGTTCAGTAAATCCTACGGCGAAAAAGCACTGGAACTCTGCCAATACATTTTCCTGGAAAAAGACCAGTGGGATGAAGAATGCGACGATAAACTGATGATGGCTTCCTATGCAGGAGGCATGAGCATTGCCTACTCACAGGTGGGTGTGGCACACGCTGTCAGCTATGGACTGAGCTTTCTGCTCGGTACCAAACACGGCATTGGCAATTGCATCGTAATGAATCACCTGGAGGAGTATTACCCGGCCGGCGTAGAAGAGTTTAAGCGCATGGTGGAGAAGAATAAGATCGACATTCCTGTTGGCATCTGTAAAGGATTGACCGATGAGCAGTTTGATTCCATGATCAATGTATCACTGGGTATGAAGCCCCTTTGGGAAAATGCCCTGGGTAAGGATTGGGAAAAGATCATGACCCGGGAAAAGCTGCGGGCCCTGTACGAGCGTTTATAG
- the kdsB gene encoding 3-deoxy-manno-octulosonate cytidylyltransferase — protein sequence MAKVIAMIPARYAATRFPAKLMQLLKDKTVIRHTYDNTVATGLFDEVWVVTDSEVIYQEVVSHGGNARMSVKEHESGSDRIAEAVADMDVDIVLNVQGDTPFIRKKPLQELLQCFNDPTVQVASMMQVLHEQEQIDDPNFVKVAVDRNMNSLMFSRSVVPYPRNTAVPITYYEHIGVYAFRKQALINFTNWPMTPLEAAEKVECLRYLEYGIPLRMVVVDYMGVEIDTPEDLQRAAKLL from the coding sequence ATGGCAAAAGTGATAGCAATGATACCTGCACGGTATGCCGCCACAAGGTTCCCGGCCAAACTGATGCAGTTATTGAAGGACAAAACCGTGATCCGGCATACCTATGACAATACAGTAGCTACCGGTCTGTTTGATGAAGTATGGGTAGTTACCGACAGTGAGGTGATCTACCAGGAAGTTGTATCGCATGGCGGCAATGCCAGGATGAGTGTGAAAGAACATGAGAGCGGCAGCGATCGCATAGCAGAAGCAGTAGCTGATATGGACGTGGATATTGTATTGAATGTACAGGGCGATACACCCTTCATCAGGAAAAAGCCACTGCAGGAATTATTACAATGTTTTAATGATCCCACGGTACAGGTGGCCTCCATGATGCAGGTGCTGCACGAACAGGAACAGATCGACGATCCCAACTTTGTGAAAGTAGCGGTAGACAGGAATATGAACTCTCTCATGTTCAGCCGTAGTGTGGTCCCCTATCCACGCAATACCGCTGTTCCCATTACTTATTACGAACATATTGGCGTATACGCTTTCCGGAAACAGGCGCTGATCAATTTCACCAACTGGCCCATGACCCCGCTGGAAGCGGCAGAAAAAGTAGAATGCCTCCGTTACCTGGAATATGGCATCCCGCTTCGCATGGTCGTGGTAGATTATATGGGCGTGGAAATTGATACGCCGGAAGACCTGCAACGGGCAGCAAAACTTTTATAA
- a CDS encoding sterol desaturase family protein — protein sequence MESFMHFWEHIESWQRMAILLGGMVFFWVLEGYYPMFAFSFKRYKHAGVNLLFLLSTVILNIVLGAITIKVCDWVTTHHIGLLNWLGLPLWANILLGLFFMDFFGQYAPHYAMHKIKWMWKFHMIHHSDTKVDVTTGTRHHPGEWVFREASTIIGVLVIGLPIGMYFLYRSMAAIFTHFNHANIRVPLWLDKPISWILVSPNMHKVHHHFKRPYTDTNYANIFSLWDRIFGTFAYEDPRNLQYGLDVLDGSTDENLRYQLRLPFDNTIKTDY from the coding sequence ATGGAATCATTCATGCATTTCTGGGAGCATATTGAGAGCTGGCAGCGCATGGCAATCCTGCTGGGCGGAATGGTCTTTTTCTGGGTGCTGGAAGGTTACTATCCCATGTTTGCTTTCTCTTTCAAACGCTATAAACATGCCGGCGTAAACCTGCTTTTTCTGCTTAGCACAGTTATCCTGAATATAGTTCTGGGCGCCATTACCATCAAAGTGTGCGATTGGGTAACTACTCATCATATCGGCTTGCTCAACTGGCTTGGCCTGCCCCTCTGGGCCAATATTCTGCTGGGGCTTTTCTTTATGGACTTCTTTGGCCAGTATGCCCCGCACTATGCCATGCACAAGATAAAATGGATGTGGAAATTCCATATGATCCACCATAGTGATACCAAGGTGGATGTGACCACCGGCACCCGCCACCACCCCGGAGAATGGGTATTCCGTGAAGCCTCTACTATTATTGGGGTATTGGTCATTGGACTGCCCATTGGCATGTATTTCCTGTACCGCAGCATGGCCGCTATCTTCACCCATTTTAACCATGCCAATATCCGGGTACCCCTTTGGCTGGATAAGCCCATCAGCTGGATACTGGTATCGCCCAATATGCATAAAGTGCATCACCATTTTAAGCGCCCCTACACAGATACCAATTATGCTAATATTTTTTCTCTGTGGGATCGTATCTTTGGCACCTTCGCTTACGAAGATCCCAGGAACCTCCAGTACGGATTGGATGTTCTGGATGGAAGCACCGATGAAAACCTCCGATATCAACTCCGACTTCCTTTTGACAATACCATCAAGACTGACTATTGA
- a CDS encoding serine hydrolase domain-containing protein, with amino-acid sequence MKKLCCIVLLMVGCIPVFSQTFSLMADSIRKYRGVPGLVYAVFDADKILDIGASGVREFRKKDSIRITDRFYTGTNTTAFTAYLAARLADAGKLQWNTTVLKALPEINGKTMKLYHSVTIRQLLAQRAGIRPYTEAEDQKGIPLLTGSKPEQRRAFATLVMKGTPLLIVDSSQPVYSVAGTAIAAAMMEKITGKAWEELIGQYISKPLNLSIRFGLPRLADSLQPYGHGEIAGVLQPEFGHTTIPAIAPATDINISIKDYILFMQDMLKALQHKKSVISSIAAEQLLSATPGMAMGWENETWNKLRINHFLGKSALFSTYTMIIREKNIGIIVLCNSGTVSGKSAVLNFGRMLREYYCQ; translated from the coding sequence ATGAAAAAATTGTGTTGTATTGTTTTATTGATGGTAGGTTGTATACCGGTTTTCTCTCAGACATTTTCCCTGATGGCCGATAGCATCCGCAAATACCGTGGCGTGCCGGGACTTGTATACGCCGTATTTGATGCCGATAAGATCCTGGACATAGGCGCATCCGGAGTACGTGAATTCCGGAAGAAAGACAGCATCCGCATCACCGACAGGTTTTATACGGGTACCAATACCACCGCTTTCACAGCTTACCTGGCAGCCCGGCTCGCAGATGCCGGCAAACTCCAATGGAACACCACGGTCCTGAAAGCTTTGCCCGAGATAAATGGCAAAACAATGAAGTTGTATCATTCCGTTACCATACGCCAATTGCTGGCCCAGCGCGCCGGCATTCGTCCGTATACAGAAGCGGAAGATCAAAAAGGGATACCGTTATTAACAGGCAGCAAGCCGGAACAACGCAGGGCCTTCGCCACACTGGTGATGAAAGGAACACCCTTACTGATCGTTGACAGCAGTCAGCCCGTGTACTCCGTAGCCGGCACCGCTATTGCCGCCGCCATGATGGAAAAAATAACGGGCAAGGCCTGGGAAGAACTGATTGGTCAGTACATCAGCAAACCGCTGAACCTGTCGATCCGGTTTGGACTACCGCGTTTGGCTGATAGTCTGCAACCCTATGGCCATGGAGAGATTGCCGGCGTCCTTCAGCCGGAATTTGGTCATACCACCATCCCTGCTATTGCACCTGCCACCGACATCAATATTTCCATAAAGGATTATATCCTTTTCATGCAGGATATGCTGAAAGCTTTGCAGCATAAAAAATCCGTCATCAGTTCTATTGCTGCCGAGCAATTGTTATCGGCCACCCCGGGAATGGCGATGGGATGGGAAAATGAGACCTGGAACAAATTGCGCATCAACCATTTCCTCGGTAAGAGCGCCCTCTTTAGTACTTATACCATGATCATCAGGGAAAAAAATATTGGCATCATTGTGCTGTGCAATAGCGGCACGGTAAGTGGCAAATCAGCTGTCCTGAATTTTGGCCGGATGCTGCGGGAATATTATTGTCAGTAG